A single genomic interval of halophilic archaeon DL31 harbors:
- a CDS encoding UspA domain-containing protein (PFAM: UspA~KEGG: hbo:Hbor_02280 universal stress protein UspA-like protein) codes for MDIFVPIDASPASDRALSFAIRLADSYDAELHVVHISDAETEATEWVLADARERLSEAGIEPELVITDTIDIRPSARVGKEALRLAKERGAEHIVLGHDEGTAVDEAILGSAAKTVVRASDIPVTVVP; via the coding sequence ATGGATATCTTTGTTCCCATCGACGCCTCTCCTGCCTCCGACCGGGCACTCTCGTTCGCCATCCGACTCGCCGACAGCTACGACGCGGAGCTCCACGTCGTCCACATCTCCGACGCCGAAACCGAAGCCACTGAGTGGGTGCTGGCTGATGCTCGCGAGCGACTGAGCGAGGCAGGTATCGAGCCGGAGCTAGTCATCACCGACACCATCGACATCCGGCCCTCGGCACGGGTCGGGAAAGAAGCGCTGCGACTGGCGAAAGAACGCGGTGCAGAACACATCGTACTGGGCCACGACGAGGGGACTGCCGTGGACGAGGCGATTCTCGGCAGCGCAGCGAAAACGGTCGTCCGGGCGAGCGACATCCCCGTTACGGTCGTTCCCTAA
- a CDS encoding Sjogrens syndrome scleroderma autoantigen 1 (PFAM: Sjogrens syndrome scleroderma autoantigen 1~KEGG: hla:Hlac_2246 hypothetical protein), translated as MSEEFDKEAEREKLREKLEQDEPKRSATQEMSELLLRGATMTNQHCDRCGDPLFRENGETFCSTCRNTDAKQAAQQPAQGQAPETSPAPTADGAPTEPTQHQQPPQEGTQSAPGTETTQPESRSQLPDNAEVVAQADDLQDERRPTTPDRRPQPTGANNEVPDPRVELETAVTETARKASAATDPRTARAWLEASKEAAEALAALER; from the coding sequence ATGAGTGAGGAGTTCGATAAGGAGGCCGAACGGGAGAAGCTCCGGGAGAAGTTAGAGCAGGACGAGCCCAAACGCAGCGCCACACAGGAGATGAGCGAACTCCTGCTGCGCGGCGCGACGATGACCAATCAGCACTGCGACCGCTGCGGTGACCCGCTGTTCCGCGAGAACGGCGAAACGTTCTGTTCCACCTGCCGAAACACAGACGCGAAACAAGCCGCCCAGCAGCCCGCTCAGGGGCAGGCCCCCGAGACCAGCCCAGCGCCCACCGCCGACGGCGCACCCACCGAACCGACGCAGCACCAGCAACCGCCGCAGGAAGGCACCCAGTCGGCGCCTGGGACCGAGACGACACAGCCGGAATCACGCTCTCAACTCCCGGACAACGCCGAGGTCGTGGCGCAGGCTGACGACCTGCAGGATGAACGCCGTCCGACCACCCCAGACCGCCGGCCCCAACCAACTGGCGCGAACAACGAGGTCCCCGACCCCCGCGTCGAACTCGAAACCGCCGTCACTGAGACGGCCCGGAAGGCCAGCGCGGCGACAGACCCTCGGACTGCACGGGCGTGGCTCGAAGCGTCGAAGGAGGCTGCCGAGGCCCTCGCCGCGCTGGAGCGGTAA
- a CDS encoding nitrogen-fixing NifU domain-containing protein (PFAM: NIF system FeS cluster assembly, NifU, C-terminal~KEGG: hla:Hlac_0148 nitrogen-fixing NifU domain protein) — MSTESQSGEDELRERITNFLRRNFPQIQMHGGSAAIQHLDREEGVVSIQLGGACSGCGISPMTIQAIKSRMVKEIPEIEKVEADTGMSAGADGDLGGTGGGGMSPSFESSSDDGEDDEGPQAPF; from the coding sequence ATGAGCACGGAGAGCCAGTCCGGCGAAGACGAACTGCGCGAGCGCATCACCAACTTCCTGCGGCGGAACTTCCCGCAGATTCAGATGCACGGCGGCTCGGCGGCCATCCAGCATCTCGACCGCGAGGAGGGTGTGGTCTCCATCCAGCTCGGGGGCGCGTGTTCCGGCTGCGGGATTTCCCCGATGACGATTCAGGCGATCAAGTCCCGAATGGTCAAGGAGATTCCCGAGATCGAGAAGGTCGAGGCCGACACCGGCATGAGCGCCGGCGCGGACGGCGACCTTGGTGGCACCGGCGGCGGTGGGATGAGCCCCTCCTTTGAGAGCAGCAGCGACGACGGCGAAGACGACGAAGGGCCACAGGCGCCGTTCTAA
- a CDS encoding hypothetical protein (KEGG: hbo:Hbor_01550 hypothetical protein), which yields MADFDPDAFEEEKYRDYFTQLQRAYKNAFNTMNDEYDSDLIHAIDQQVLNESEPHFEDGRFVVELPENAVERVTGVLAPDEKIAGTLDAYTHEITTELHQLFGVERPGSEE from the coding sequence ATGGCCGACTTCGACCCCGATGCGTTCGAGGAAGAGAAATACCGCGACTACTTCACCCAGCTCCAGCGCGCCTACAAGAACGCGTTCAACACGATGAACGACGAGTACGACTCCGACCTCATCCACGCTATCGACCAGCAGGTGCTCAACGAATCCGAGCCCCACTTCGAAGACGGGCGCTTCGTCGTCGAACTCCCAGAGAACGCCGTTGAGCGAGTGACCGGCGTGCTCGCTCCCGACGAGAAGATCGCCGGGACGTTGGATGCCTACACCCACGAAATCACCACGGAGCTCCACCAGCTTTTCGGCGTCGAGCGCCCCGGAAGCGAGGAGTGA
- a CDS encoding hypothetical protein (KEGG: hla:Hlac_2258 hypothetical protein) — MTTPDPETNLRDPGGPADLLAADGSVLVRGPALTGKYELLMGLLAGAAEERLLVSTNRHAERARAEFERYTDTDPEAFAVVDCATRIQGVAGDEDPLVRYASSPKNLTEIGVKFTDLVGVFEDRGVDRVAVGVHSLSELMMYSAAEHVFQFIRIMGAECRDLGWPLAAVVDDVAVGEQAVATLAQPFDSVLTTRLAEDGGWEFAVTSNDDPEWQGF, encoded by the coding sequence ATGACCACACCGGATCCCGAAACTAACCTTCGGGACCCCGGTGGACCGGCTGACCTGCTTGCAGCGGACGGATCGGTCCTCGTCCGCGGGCCGGCCCTCACCGGGAAGTACGAGCTCCTCATGGGTCTGCTGGCGGGGGCGGCCGAGGAGCGGCTGCTCGTCTCGACCAACCGCCACGCCGAGCGCGCCCGTGCTGAGTTCGAGCGCTACACGGATACCGACCCAGAGGCCTTCGCCGTCGTCGACTGTGCGACTCGCATCCAGGGCGTGGCGGGCGACGAGGACCCGCTGGTGCGCTACGCCTCATCCCCGAAGAACCTGACCGAAATCGGTGTGAAGTTCACTGACCTCGTCGGGGTGTTCGAGGATCGCGGCGTCGACCGGGTTGCTGTCGGCGTTCACTCGCTTTCGGAGCTGATGATGTACTCGGCGGCCGAGCATGTGTTCCAGTTCATCCGCATCATGGGGGCGGAGTGTCGAGACCTCGGCTGGCCGTTGGCCGCAGTCGTCGACGACGTCGCCGTCGGCGAGCAGGCGGTCGCGACGTTGGCCCAGCCGTTCGACTCCGTCCTCACCACCCGGCTGGCCGAGGACGGCGGCTGGGAGTTCGCGGTCACCTCCAACGACGACCCCGAGTGGCAAGGGTTCTAA
- a CDS encoding hypothetical protein (KEGG: hla:Hlac_2581 hypothetical protein) codes for MQFPDAETVDEVLTSPTLPRFASVRYEPATPELDDPAAAARDELDAPPLERLESGATVAVGLGSRGIRDILPVARAVINELRQRGFEPVVIPAMGSHGGATAEGQRRTLASIGLTEDALDCPIDASMETTVLGESSIGAPVPFSTAALAADGILVINRVKAHTNFTGRFESGLTKMATVGMGKQPGAKALHEPALTEGYVPVLEAAYAVVQEATPLLGGIATVENFNDRTALVKGVAATALPDAEVPLKERADAYMPTLPYDDIDVLVVDEIGKDISGAGMDTNVIGRYQVLNTDDPETPDISRIVVRGLTEATHGNGNGIGLADITTQSTVDDLDLDQVYTNALTSGSLSKAKLPVVLPDDERALDAALSTIGRYDPEAVKVVWIQNTSRLSEFTVSEALARNAPPGVEVGEELKLRFEAGAPVFEPV; via the coding sequence ATGCAGTTCCCCGACGCCGAAACGGTCGACGAGGTGCTCACGTCGCCGACGCTTCCCCGGTTCGCGTCGGTGCGCTACGAGCCTGCCACCCCCGAACTCGACGATCCGGCGGCCGCCGCCCGCGATGAACTCGACGCACCCCCCCTCGAGCGGCTTGAGTCCGGCGCGACCGTCGCTGTTGGCCTGGGGAGCCGCGGTATCCGCGACATCCTGCCGGTCGCCCGCGCGGTCATCAACGAACTCAGACAGCGGGGGTTCGAACCGGTTGTCATACCCGCGATGGGCAGTCACGGTGGCGCGACCGCTGAGGGCCAGCGCCGGACGCTCGCCAGTATCGGCCTCACTGAGGACGCACTCGACTGCCCAATCGACGCCAGCATGGAGACGACCGTGCTTGGCGAGTCCAGTATCGGGGCGCCGGTCCCCTTCTCGACGGCCGCCCTGGCCGCCGACGGCATTCTGGTCATCAACCGCGTGAAGGCCCACACCAACTTCACCGGGCGCTTCGAGAGTGGACTCACCAAGATGGCGACGGTCGGGATGGGAAAACAGCCCGGGGCGAAGGCCCTCCACGAGCCCGCACTGACTGAAGGCTACGTCCCGGTGCTCGAAGCCGCCTATGCGGTCGTCCAGGAAGCGACGCCGCTGTTGGGCGGTATCGCGACCGTCGAGAACTTCAACGACCGGACTGCACTGGTCAAGGGAGTCGCCGCCACGGCCCTCCCCGATGCAGAGGTGCCACTGAAGGAGCGGGCCGACGCATACATGCCGACGTTGCCGTACGACGATATCGACGTCCTCGTCGTTGACGAGATTGGGAAGGACATTTCGGGTGCAGGGATGGACACGAACGTCATTGGACGGTATCAGGTCCTCAACACTGACGACCCGGAGACCCCCGACATCAGCCGAATCGTCGTCCGGGGCCTGACCGAGGCGACCCACGGCAACGGCAACGGCATCGGCCTCGCGGACATCACCACGCAGTCGACCGTCGACGACCTTGATCTCGACCAGGTCTACACAAACGCGCTCACGAGCGGCTCGCTCAGCAAGGCGAAGCTCCCGGTGGTGTTACCCGACGACGAGCGCGCCCTTGATGCCGCGCTCTCGACCATCGGCCGCTACGACCCGGAAGCGGTCAAAGTGGTCTGGATTCAGAACACCAGTCGACTCTCGGAGTTCACGGTTTCCGAGGCACTCGCACGAAATGCGCCGCCGGGCGTGGAGGTGGGGGAGGAACTGAAACTCCGGTTCGAAGCTGGAGCGCCAGTGTTCGAACCGGTGTGA
- a CDS encoding L-rhamnonate dehydratase (KEGG: hla:Hlac_2580 mandelate racemase/muconate lactonizing protein~PFAM: Mandelate racemase/muconate lactonizing enzyme, C-terminal; Mandelate racemase/muconate lactonizing enzyme, N-terminal), whose amino-acid sequence MKINEVESFAISIPLKQPVSFATRTVEERDHVITYVRTTDGTEGVGYSLGYGGSEVVADGVTDILAEMVIGEDPRDTERLWREMFDGTVQIGRKGVLLRAIATVDIALWDIAAKAADAPLYKYLGAYTESVPTYASGGYYREEKGLEGLRAEMQRYVDRGHDAVKMKIGRRSPAEEVRRVEAVRETIGDDRVLMVDANGKWDSLPEALQTCRRIAEYNPYFVEEPVMPDSVGLMSKVNDALPYAVAAGELEFSRYGFAELLREGAVDVVQPDATVCGGITEWLKIAHTAATYDVPVAPHYNWNLHSQLVASIENGTWVEYFHRDSDVKVFDDVVEQPLIPTDGEITLPDRPGHGVSLDADALAKFRV is encoded by the coding sequence ATGAAAATCAACGAAGTCGAGAGTTTCGCCATCTCGATTCCACTCAAGCAGCCAGTGTCGTTCGCCACGCGAACTGTCGAGGAACGAGACCACGTCATCACATACGTCCGGACCACCGACGGGACCGAGGGCGTTGGCTACTCCCTCGGGTATGGTGGCTCCGAGGTCGTCGCCGACGGGGTCACTGACATTCTGGCCGAGATGGTCATCGGCGAGGATCCGCGTGACACCGAGCGGCTCTGGCGGGAGATGTTCGACGGGACCGTCCAGATCGGCCGGAAAGGGGTGCTGCTCCGGGCCATCGCGACCGTCGATATCGCGCTCTGGGACATCGCCGCGAAGGCCGCCGACGCGCCGCTGTATAAGTATCTCGGTGCCTACACAGAGTCGGTGCCGACGTACGCCAGCGGTGGCTACTACCGTGAAGAGAAGGGACTCGAGGGGCTGCGTGCGGAGATGCAGCGCTACGTGGACCGGGGGCACGACGCGGTAAAGATGAAGATCGGTCGTCGGTCGCCGGCCGAGGAGGTCCGACGGGTCGAGGCCGTGCGGGAGACCATCGGCGACGACCGTGTGTTGATGGTCGACGCAAACGGGAAGTGGGACAGCCTTCCCGAGGCGCTCCAGACCTGCCGGCGCATCGCCGAGTACAACCCCTACTTCGTCGAGGAGCCAGTGATGCCCGACAGCGTCGGCCTGATGTCGAAGGTCAACGACGCGCTGCCGTACGCCGTCGCGGCGGGCGAACTCGAGTTCTCGCGCTACGGATTCGCTGAACTGTTGCGGGAAGGCGCCGTCGACGTGGTCCAGCCTGACGCCACCGTCTGTGGCGGCATCACTGAATGGCTCAAAATCGCCCACACGGCCGCGACGTACGACGTGCCAGTCGCGCCCCACTACAACTGGAATCTCCACAGCCAACTGGTCGCATCCATCGAGAACGGCACCTGGGTGGAGTACTTCCACCGGGACTCGGACGTGAAGGTGTTCGACGACGTAGTCGAACAGCCGCTGATCCCAACAGACGGCGAAATCACGCTGCCGGACCGGCCGGGTCACGGTGTATCGCTCGATGCAGACGCACTTGCGAAGTTCAGGGTGTAA
- a CDS encoding Galactonate dehydratase (KEGG: nmg:Nmag_0821 mandelate racemase/muconate lactonizing protein~PFAM: Mandelate racemase/muconate lactonizing enzyme, C-terminal; Mandelate racemase/muconate lactonizing enzyme, N-terminal) has product MRDYSNHSTNRAPARDVEITGIDTAVVEGNFDWNLVRVHTDAGVSGIGESYRGGGVTGIMEYMAEFLVGENPLDVERLFRRMVQETSGHGGTTGKVVTAASGIEIALWDLAGKLLDVPTYQLLGGKYRDDVRIYCDLHAGEAYAVDSGYTAYSDEAAYRPEAYAETAKQAVAMGFDAIKFDLDTPSDNDQDPFNGRLSGAAIEEKREIVAAVDDAVGDAAEVAFDCHWDYSIDTAKRLAQALEPYGLLWLEDVVPPENITAQREVARSTSTPLAAGENRFRVHEFSDMLYEHAVDVVTPDPTTCGGLAESRAIANRAEENYITFSPHNVCGPVGTMACVHLGASVANFGYLEYHALEVDWWDDLLVRAEPLIQDGRIEVPETPGLGVELDETVAAEHAVGDGLWN; this is encoded by the coding sequence ATGCGGGACTACAGCAACCACAGCACCAACCGAGCGCCAGCGCGGGACGTAGAGATTACGGGTATCGACACCGCCGTCGTGGAGGGCAACTTCGACTGGAACCTCGTCAGGGTTCACACAGATGCTGGTGTCTCGGGCATCGGCGAGTCCTACCGTGGTGGCGGCGTCACTGGGATAATGGAGTATATGGCGGAGTTCCTCGTCGGCGAGAACCCCCTCGACGTCGAGCGGCTGTTCCGCCGGATGGTGCAGGAGACCTCTGGCCACGGCGGGACGACCGGGAAAGTGGTGACGGCGGCCTCAGGCATCGAAATCGCGCTCTGGGACCTGGCGGGGAAACTGCTGGACGTGCCGACCTATCAGCTGCTGGGCGGGAAATACCGCGACGACGTACGCATCTACTGTGACCTCCACGCGGGAGAGGCGTACGCAGTGGATTCGGGCTACACAGCGTACAGCGACGAGGCCGCCTACCGACCGGAAGCCTACGCCGAGACCGCAAAGCAGGCCGTCGCGATGGGGTTCGACGCCATCAAGTTCGACCTCGACACCCCGAGCGACAACGACCAAGACCCGTTCAACGGCCGGCTCTCGGGGGCGGCCATCGAGGAGAAGCGCGAAATCGTCGCGGCCGTCGACGACGCCGTGGGCGACGCGGCCGAGGTCGCATTCGACTGTCACTGGGACTACTCCATTGACACCGCGAAACGACTTGCGCAGGCACTCGAACCGTACGGGCTGCTGTGGCTGGAGGACGTCGTCCCGCCAGAGAACATCACGGCCCAGCGAGAGGTCGCTCGCTCTACCTCGACGCCGCTGGCGGCTGGCGAGAATCGCTTCCGGGTGCACGAGTTCTCCGACATGCTCTACGAGCACGCCGTCGACGTGGTGACACCGGACCCGACCACCTGTGGGGGGTTGGCAGAGTCCCGCGCAATCGCAAACCGGGCCGAGGAGAACTACATCACCTTCTCGCCACACAACGTCTGCGGGCCGGTGGGAACGATGGCCTGTGTCCACTTGGGCGCCTCAGTCGCCAACTTCGGTTATCTGGAGTACCACGCGCTGGAGGTCGACTGGTGGGACGACCTGCTGGTTCGCGCCGAGCCGCTCATTCAGGACGGCCGCATCGAGGTGCCTGAGACACCCGGCCTCGGCGTCGAGCTCGACGAAACGGTGGCCGCCGAGCACGCAGTGGGCGACGGGCTCTGGAACTGA
- a CDS encoding helicase c2 (SMART: Helicase, ATP-dependent, c2 type~KEGG: hvo:HVO_0099 hypothetical protein) translates to MEPARIPESFPAPSFRGNQEQALADIRDAFEDGNDVVLVRAPTGSGKSLLARSIMGAARTVEEAEPAQPTGAYYTTPQVSQLDDVEADDLLENFRIIRGKNNYNCILPGEHDTPVDQAPCVRQRGFDCTVRHRCPYFSDRAIASNRPIAAMTLAYFMQTAGSDVFRMRDVAVIDEAHGLAEWAEMYATVDLSPRRVPVWDDIEVPDVSAATGDEVEGAVRFAEQLMERGTAEKDELLAKSELTPEEAAQRDRLQELISELSYFAEDYRDPQSPTTWVVDQPDGAGSAITIKPLDPAKYLKHTVWDRGSKFALLSATILNKEAFCRGVGLDPEKVALVEVGHTFPVENRPLYDVTQGKMTFEHREETLPRVADTIVRLMGKHADEKGLIHCHSYGIQEKLAELLATRGVGPRLRVHSRENRDEELDSWKASDDPELFLSVKMEEALNLEGDLCRWQVLCKAPYLNTKDSRVERRLEEGQWAWYYRAALQTVIQACGRVVRAPDDYGATYLADDSLLDLFDRARTDMPDWFADQVDRLSKPQLPEADPEAALAAIDAEPGGYSGRRSQPSRSESKNGSSSSESSSSGDSGSSGPANRTEADAEKRKNHPLSDVWGDG, encoded by the coding sequence GTGGAGCCAGCCCGTATCCCCGAGTCGTTCCCCGCGCCCTCCTTCCGCGGCAACCAAGAGCAGGCGCTCGCGGACATCCGCGACGCCTTTGAGGATGGGAACGACGTCGTGCTCGTGCGCGCGCCGACTGGGAGCGGCAAGTCCCTCCTCGCGCGGTCGATAATGGGTGCAGCCCGGACTGTCGAGGAGGCCGAACCCGCCCAACCGACTGGCGCCTACTACACCACCCCGCAGGTCAGCCAACTCGACGACGTGGAGGCCGACGACCTGCTTGAGAATTTCCGCATTATTCGCGGGAAGAACAACTACAACTGCATCCTTCCTGGCGAGCACGACACCCCGGTCGACCAAGCGCCCTGTGTCCGCCAGCGCGGCTTCGACTGCACCGTCCGCCACCGCTGTCCGTACTTCTCTGACCGCGCCATCGCGAGCAACCGCCCAATCGCTGCGATGACGCTCGCGTACTTCATGCAGACCGCCGGCAGCGACGTGTTCCGGATGCGCGACGTAGCGGTCATCGACGAGGCCCACGGCCTTGCTGAGTGGGCGGAGATGTACGCAACCGTCGACCTCAGCCCCCGCCGCGTCCCTGTCTGGGACGACATCGAGGTGCCGGACGTCTCGGCGGCCACAGGCGATGAGGTCGAGGGTGCCGTCCGCTTCGCCGAGCAGCTCATGGAGCGCGGTACGGCAGAAAAAGACGAACTGCTCGCCAAATCTGAACTCACGCCCGAGGAGGCCGCCCAACGGGACCGCCTCCAGGAACTCATCAGCGAACTCAGCTACTTCGCCGAAGATTACCGCGACCCGCAGTCGCCGACGACGTGGGTCGTCGACCAGCCAGACGGCGCCGGCAGCGCGATAACGATCAAGCCGCTCGACCCCGCGAAGTATCTCAAACACACCGTCTGGGACCGCGGCTCGAAGTTCGCGCTGCTCTCAGCGACCATTCTCAACAAAGAGGCGTTCTGTCGCGGCGTCGGGCTGGATCCGGAGAAGGTCGCGCTGGTCGAGGTGGGCCACACCTTCCCCGTCGAGAACCGCCCGCTCTACGACGTGACACAGGGGAAGATGACGTTCGAGCACCGCGAGGAGACCCTCCCCCGAGTTGCAGACACCATCGTCCGGCTGATGGGAAAACACGCCGACGAAAAGGGACTGATCCACTGCCACTCCTACGGCATTCAGGAGAAACTGGCTGAACTGCTGGCTACCCGTGGCGTCGGCCCGCGGCTCAGAGTCCACAGTCGGGAGAACCGCGACGAGGAACTCGATTCGTGGAAGGCCAGCGACGACCCCGAACTGTTCCTCTCGGTGAAGATGGAGGAGGCGCTCAACCTCGAGGGCGACCTCTGTCGCTGGCAGGTGCTCTGTAAGGCGCCGTACCTCAACACCAAGGACTCACGCGTCGAGCGTCGACTCGAAGAGGGCCAGTGGGCGTGGTACTACCGCGCCGCCCTGCAGACCGTGATTCAGGCTTGTGGCCGCGTCGTTCGTGCGCCCGACGACTACGGCGCGACCTACCTCGCCGACGATTCGCTGCTGGACCTGTTCGACCGTGCTCGCACGGATATGCCCGACTGGTTCGCGGACCAGGTCGACCGCCTCTCGAAGCCCCAACTCCCCGAGGCCGACCCCGAAGCGGCGCTTGCGGCCATCGACGCTGAGCCCGGCGGCTACTCGGGTCGGCGCTCCCAGCCGAGTCGAAGCGAATCGAAGAACGGGTCATCGAGTTCGGAGAGCAGTTCCAGCGGCGATTCAGGGAGTAGCGGGCCGGCCAACCGCACGGAAGCCGACGCGGAGAAACGGAAAAACCACCCGCTGTCGGATGTGTGGGGCGACGGCTGA
- a CDS encoding NMD3 family protein (PFAM: NMD3~KEGG: hbo:Hbor_01210 nmd protein affecting ribosome stability and mRNA decay) encodes MSKSGEFCPRCGDDVPERPEPLPGEPRDRDTALCDACYFEQFEMVDAPERIEVLVCSRCGAVHRGNRWVDVGAKDYTDVAVDEVTEALAIHFNAEQVQWGVDPEQVDQNTIRMHCTFSGIVRGTVVEEQVTVPVKVSRGTCKRCGRISGGAYAGKVQIRAEEREPTAEEQERAVEIAHELVDEREGKGDREAFITEVTDTKDGKNIKLSTNKLGRELSRRVTRKLGGDFEDYATLVTEDSDGNEVYRVNFSVRLPRYRPGEIIDPEDGDGPVLVSSVTGNLKGTRLTSGEPFEASFEDEDAPDAKRLDTSDDAEETTVVAVEDEHAVQVLDPETYETVSIARPDFFEPGVESVLVLKSRAGLHMVPEE; translated from the coding sequence ATGAGTAAGTCGGGCGAATTCTGCCCCCGTTGTGGCGACGACGTGCCCGAGCGGCCCGAGCCGCTCCCCGGTGAGCCCCGCGACCGCGACACTGCGCTCTGTGACGCCTGTTACTTCGAGCAGTTCGAGATGGTCGACGCGCCTGAGCGCATCGAGGTGCTGGTCTGTTCCCGCTGTGGCGCCGTCCACCGCGGGAACCGCTGGGTCGACGTGGGCGCCAAGGACTACACTGACGTGGCCGTCGATGAGGTGACCGAGGCGCTGGCTATCCACTTTAACGCCGAGCAGGTTCAGTGGGGTGTCGACCCTGAACAGGTCGACCAGAACACCATCCGGATGCACTGTACGTTCTCGGGGATCGTCCGCGGAACGGTCGTCGAGGAACAGGTGACCGTGCCGGTGAAGGTCTCCCGCGGGACCTGCAAGCGCTGTGGCCGCATCTCCGGCGGCGCCTACGCCGGCAAGGTGCAGATCCGCGCCGAGGAGCGCGAGCCGACGGCGGAGGAGCAGGAACGGGCCGTCGAGATCGCCCACGAACTGGTCGACGAACGCGAAGGGAAAGGCGACCGCGAGGCGTTCATCACGGAAGTCACCGACACCAAGGACGGGAAGAACATCAAGCTCTCGACCAACAAGCTCGGCCGAGAGCTCTCCCGCCGCGTCACCCGGAAGCTGGGTGGCGATTTCGAGGATTACGCCACCCTCGTCACCGAGGACAGCGACGGTAACGAGGTCTACCGGGTCAACTTCTCGGTGCGGCTGCCGCGCTATCGTCCCGGCGAAATCATCGACCCGGAGGACGGCGACGGCCCGGTGCTCGTCAGCTCGGTCACGGGGAACCTCAAGGGGACGCGGCTGACCTCCGGCGAACCCTTCGAGGCGTCATTCGAGGACGAGGACGCGCCGGATGCGAAACGGCTCGACACCAGCGACGATGCGGAGGAGACCACCGTCGTCGCCGTCGAGGACGAACACGCCGTCCAGGTGCTCGACCCTGAGACGTACGAGACGGTGAGCATCGCTCGCCCCGACTTCTTTGAGCCGGGGGTGGAGTCGGTTCTGGTGCTGAAGTCCCGAGCGGGGCTACACATGGTCCCCGAGGAGTAG
- a CDS encoding NAD-dependent epimerase/dehydratase (PFAM: NAD-dependent epimerase/dehydratase~KEGG: hla:Hlac_2573 NAD-dependent epimerase/dehydratase), translated as MDTAIVTGGRGASGRWVVDRLREAFEVVVVDRDHPGFGAAPVENVDFRAADLTDRGAVRELVSALEPDAVVHWGAIPALGRHPEGQVFENNAIAAYNVLTAAGEAGARIVQASSDGAYGFFFAEETPLPDELPITEEHPRRPEDGYGLSKIAAEEIAAGVARRRGVQVASLRPSWIQEPGGYPCRDPDYTENLAAGAGNYWSYVDARDVAELVYAALTTAFAPDGGHEAFNCVAADNALGEPLEELLESVYGDVPDAGPGVEGDGSAYGIGKADDLLGWTPEHSWRDAVDEDVPRPELTQD; from the coding sequence ATGGACACCGCCATCGTCACCGGCGGCCGCGGCGCCTCCGGGCGCTGGGTCGTCGACCGGCTGCGTGAGGCGTTCGAAGTCGTCGTCGTCGACCGGGACCACCCCGGCTTCGGCGCAGCACCCGTCGAGAACGTGGATTTCCGGGCCGCGGACCTCACCGACCGCGGCGCCGTCCGCGAACTCGTCTCGGCTCTCGAACCAGATGCAGTAGTCCACTGGGGCGCCATCCCGGCGCTCGGCCGCCACCCCGAGGGCCAGGTGTTCGAGAACAACGCCATCGCGGCTTACAACGTCCTCACCGCCGCGGGCGAAGCGGGTGCCAGAATCGTTCAAGCCTCGAGTGACGGCGCCTACGGCTTCTTCTTCGCTGAGGAGACGCCGCTGCCCGACGAACTCCCGATTACGGAGGAACACCCACGGCGCCCGGAGGACGGCTACGGCCTCTCCAAAATCGCTGCCGAGGAGATCGCTGCGGGAGTCGCCCGCCGCCGCGGCGTGCAGGTCGCCTCCCTCCGCCCCTCGTGGATTCAGGAGCCCGGCGGCTACCCCTGCCGTGACCCCGACTACACCGAAAACCTCGCTGCCGGCGCGGGCAACTACTGGTCATACGTCGACGCCCGGGACGTCGCCGAGTTGGTCTACGCCGCGCTCACCACTGCGTTCGCGCCCGACGGTGGTCACGAGGCGTTCAACTGCGTCGCCGCGGATAACGCGCTGGGCGAACCGCTCGAAGAACTCCTCGAGTCCGTCTATGGGGACGTTCCCGACGCAGGCCCCGGTGTCGAGGGTGACGGCTCAGCCTACGGCATCGGGAAAGCCGACGACCTGTTGGGGTGGACGCCCGAACACAGCTGGCGCGACGCCGTCGACGAGGACGTGCCGCGGCCGGAACTCACACAGGACTGA